DNA from Daucus carota subsp. sativus chromosome 1, DH1 v3.0, whole genome shotgun sequence:
TCAAGAAACCCTACAATTCCTCAGCCTCATTCATCTTTCAAACATTCTTTACTCATTCACGTTCGTCGCAAACTAACCTTGTGATCTGCCACGAGTTTCAGAAATGCCTTCAGACTCTCAAATTTCTTCTACTCTTTTTGGCCGCCACAATTTAACATATGTCATATTCCTTGCAATTATCAAGAAAATCGTTTTCGAATGATCAAAATATCAACACAATACAGAGAAAATCTTGAATTTTCCTGTAATCGAAACTTGGAGTCCTTTGATAGCTGTCTCTTAAGTGCACCATTATACAAATAGGCATGCAGCAAACAATGCAAGGTGCAATTATTTGATTTCTTGAACTCTAATGAAATTAATAAGGTGTACCTAAGGTGAAGTGCATGAGTTATCGCAAGAATTTCAACATGAAAAATGATTAAAGCATGAAAATATTCTGTTTCAAAAAAATGATTTTGTAGGTATCTCCGCTGTAAACATTTATTGAAAAATTTCTGATTAATCCTTACAAAATATTTACCGATGCACCGACTACACCCTGATTTGACTAAAATCCCTAACCTGACTAAATATCCTCGATAAATTGAAAATATCTTTGATAAATTCCTAATATATCTTGAATCGATTTTTGCAATGATGGTAGTGTTGGGTTTTGAGGCGTAAAATGAAGCGAAAAATAGtgctaaataaataataataataataataataataataataataatataataataataataataataataataataataataataataataaatctaaaCCCTAACCTAGTATCCTTGGCCGATTATGGAGAAAATAAATCTAACCTTTTAATAGAATTTTAAGTGCAATACCTCTAAATTGCAGTCATTAGAGCTTAGACAAAAACATATGGTGGACTTAAGAAAACATGAGATAAGAGAAACTCAACAATCACATAAATTTGTGCTTTCACAACACATATCCAAGTTTCTtaacataatttttgaaattgggCTTGATCATCCAATATAGGTTCTTTGTCATGTCAATATTGTACACTACTATAAATCCACAAAATTATAACACATACATAAGCTACATCGAAAATTATTATGACTGCATTTCAAGGCTCTACCCATATTTCTTTAGTGGAAAAGACTCTTGGTCTGCCACATTTTTTCTGCCTACTATATTCGTTGAACCCGGGATCAACCCACTTACAAACTTACACCTCCTATGCTATTTAAGCCTATGACAGGTCACCAGATCCTGTGATATTCAATAACATCAATATTAACAAAATCCCAACATTAGAATTAAGGCATAGAGGTATGAATGAGTTATAATTATTAGAGAAAGAAAATCCTAATACCTGTAATAAGAcaattacatatacatatatatatatatatatatatatatatatatatatatatatatatatatatatatatatatatatatatatatatatatatatatatatatatatatcgctACCATTTTTCTCGTAATTTTTTGTGTTTGAACTAGAAAAAGAGGGGAAACAATGAAATGGACTCCATATAGGACCTATTTTTGGAGGGAAATCAGAATTTTTTCAAATACTTCACAGAAGCATCTGCAAGAATTCAATTATTTCTACCGATCATAGAGTTCAATCACAAATAGATCATTCATTTCATCAAGCACAATTTTCAACTACAAACAAAAAATCGGTCAAGAAAATATATAGAAGTGAACACAGAAATCAACACACTATGCCAATATTTTTGACACTCACGgcaatacaaaaattatatttaacataAAGAAATTACATATGGCAGGGTCTTAATGAGCTCGATCATATCATCAAACAAAGGGAGCCCAATAGTAAACAACATACAGAATATAAAAGGcatgcatatatgtgtgtgtatttcgaAATGACCACAATCCACGAACTTGTAAATCTATAAGAAATTTTCTTCTCACCACAAATACAAGCCTCTACCACctactccaaatccaaattcgaCACAGATTTCCTCTCTGTCACCCCTTTTAAATCAAAACCAAGAGGATGGAGAATTGACGTCTGTCAAATGAAAACAACTCCCATTTTCAATCAAAATCAAGAAAGAGGAGACCcgttataattaatatttatcaaaCCAAAACCCCGAAAGTTATTTCTCAATCTCGCGAAAAACAATCATGTAACTATTTATCTTCATGGTTTTACGATTGAAGTTAAAATACAGTGGCAAATCTGTTATTTCAAGCTGATTAGGGGCGTTCTGGGTATTTCACatggattttttattttttttatcaatttgcCGTTGGTTGacttattatatatagaagtagatagaTAGGCTACAAGTTAATGGGCTTATTAAGAAGAAACCATATAATCTCAATCTATTCACCCTCTAAACTACATGTTACtacttaattaaaataaatgatcatCATTTATTGTGATATATAATGAGACTATTtggataaacttaaaaaaaggtGAATTCTTACTTAATTGATGAGAAGTGAGAAGCAAGTTAATTTTTCTAAGTTATTAACGTGGtctgcaaaaaaataaaagttaaaaaaaaaacataaaaattctCAATGACCGTTTTGATAAATTTAGaaaaagtgacttcttgtttaaacaaaagaagtggattaaaagtgagaaataacttaaaacttataagttattaaattgTTTAGAAAACAAGTAGAAGTCCCgaaacaaaaactagtattctcaacttcttatgtATTTCTAGCGTTTTACACAAACATGTCAAGAAAATTAGAAGTCAGCTTCTTATTGAAAAAAGCTGGGAAATCACCTCCAAAACACCCACTCAACTTCCAACTTTTCTCTCAAGAACTTCCTAAAAGTGTTTCTACTTAAacgtatttttttataatttatataactctaacaatataaatgaataaacatcatattcaatatatatatatatatatatatatatatatatatatatatcaaaattgatTATTAAAATGAACGGTAAGagtattaaaacaaatatttataagtATGCTTAAGTTTAAGTtgactaaaaagaaaaattatacaCACTTAAGCTCAGTTTCAGAGTGCTGTTTAAAATTGCTGTGCGGTTAGAAAAAGtgctgataaaaaaatattgttgaaatcagataattgtttggtaatttttttttgatatttgtatattttaaattttgagctataatattaaaaaataatgtttggGAAAATTTGATTGTGGAATCTATAACAACTTTTGtgaaagctgaaaagcagctttttcaaAAGTATGGGGGCCtgttttttctaaaagcatCATTTGGGTCAAAAGTTGTTGTCCAGAaaagttattttcaaatttatcaaaCACTTTTACACCTGTTTTTGAGTAAAAAATTGTTATTACTGTTTTTAATAGTAATACCAAACGGAGCCTTAATTAGAAACTGAACCGTACCTTCTCAAGCATCAAATATACCAGTTGCATGGTATGCGAAGAATTTCATAGTTATACATTGTTTTGTCCTTCTAATTTAAgtctacatatataatattatattcaaacttAAAGGTACAACTCTCAAGcatcaaaatttatttgatgaTTATAAATTGCTTGTCCTTGTTATACCCAAAATTCTATTTGGGCTCCTTTTTAGGCTAGGCTCATAAAAATGTCGAAGAAAGGAGACCATCAATACAGGATTAAAAATTTGGGCCGGTGATATTTGGGCCACGCCCAAAGTATCTGTACCGCGCCCTGGAAGGCCTTAACAGGACGCGTCCTGTCGAGGTGAAAGAATACATTTTATTTTGGTTAATTGGCAAATGACTTATATTGAAGACTTGAAAGTCAATAGAGGTCATCCTACATTCGGGGGGACGCCCTTGAGTGAGGGAGAGCCCTATTGTTAGATAGAGAAGACTAGTAGAAGACCAGGCTCTGTAGTCTAGTGGGCAAACTCACTGGGGAGTCTTGAAATGAAGACAAGGGGCGATGCTCTGTATTCCGGTGGGCAAACCCCACTAGGGAGCACCAAATGTCCTCTTAATATAATCGTCTAGAAGACTCTACCCTGTAGTCTGGTGGGCAAACTCATTGGGGGGTAGAGTTGAGcccatgcatttggggtaaggtATAGAGCGGCAGTTAGGCTCGCCCAGGAGACGCGAGGCCCTGGATCGACTGGCACTCTAAGGTAACATATATTAATGTTGCAGTAGTCTTATTTTATGTTACAATAGGGGTCTATGGTATCATAAAACTTCATGTTACCATAGGAGAAAAATATGTTAGCTTAGGTACCCTAAGGTATCATTGAAATTCCTAACATAAATTTTATGTTACCTTAGCCAAAAATTGGGTTTTAGTAACATAAAAGCCGTGCTAttgtaacatatttttttgttaccGGAGGCTGTTTATGGTGTAGTGTGGCTTGCTTCGCGGTCTATacctaggcctcatcgtattgggcccttCCAGACAAGCCAAGGCGGTCGAAGGGGAAATCGAATCCTATTCTGTTTTTTAGGAGAACAAAACTACGTCTgccttgatcccctataaatataggggtacgtaggcaaattAGGGTATGTCGAGTTGATTGCACATGGAggcaactcaaaaccctaatctcagccaccccaaATTTTATCACCCCCACTCTCCGACGACAAAACCACCGCatcagatcttgattccggccaacAACCTCCAATTTTATTGactaccaaattcctccgttaacagtCCTTTCAAAAGAagcctaaatatataatatcatactTAAAACTAAGTTACACGAACTGTTAGGAAAATCACGAGATTCAACTTATAACGTAAAGCacacaaacaaaatatatgacgcggaaaaccacgtcccaacttgtattattaatcaacaatgttatcaataatacaatcaaccaaacttggatactcaaATCTACTACCCAAGCATCCACCCGCAGGTGATACCTGAGTCTAAatcttgagcacacctatcaaacacaatataactatgtatatatagacatcTCAACcttagacaaatcagaatctaattctGAAATACCTAACTCCAATTAGAATCCAATTCTGAAATCTCCAgctcaaatcagaatccaattcaTATCGAACTAAACAATCATCCCCTAACTTTGTGACTAAGACataccttttataataattctctaaccatacaattattatccttatatgttttggatcaccaaagtccatACCACCATTGTAGTGGGCTGATACCTAACACGAACATTAGAGTACATATTAAAATCAACCATATTATTTTTTCATCCGGAAAATTAAATCaaccatattatttttttgtctgGAAAgttatactcccttcgtcctccTCAATTATTTACATTAAGAGGGGATACGGAGATCAAGGAAAAGTGTAATTTATTAAGTAAAAGTAGGAAAAATAAGTAAGTGGTGGGACCGGTCAataattaatgtataaaatGAGTATAAAGTGGAGATAATGAGTGAAAGTAGATGATGTGATTgaattttacataataaaaaattacagtTTTTGTGGTATGTAAAGAAATTACAGGAACGTCCAAAAAAGAAAGTATAAAAAAATAGGAGCCAGAGAGTATATATTCAAACTAATTACAAGAAACTTACGATCCAGAATACGTGAGAAAGCGCATTGTATGAGAAATGTCTTCTTGTCGTCAACTATTAAAGATATACTGCTCTGTCTTCATAGTTTCTTCACCTTGGTGCGAGTTGTCGACACAAAATTTAAagtgttttataaattttgtttcgtTATAAgtagtttttcaaattttgttttgaataaaaattaaatatttgaatttttatataaaaaataagaaaatcttaaaaatatgttacgaaaatatattctataagaatcttaaaatacgtgtcagaAAAAACCGGTAAAGAAATGAAAGTAACTAAGGCAATGATATTACAAATTTACTTAGAAAAGGATGTGGATATATCCAAATCCATTAGTGAGAGGGCCACTTTGAAAGATGTGAGGAAGCTCATTTTTGTAGTCTGAAACGGTCCTCTGGAGGACCCTTACTCCACCCACACCGAGTCCTACTTTACCATAAAAcagtaatttaatttattcactAACCTCATTTTCACAATAAGTATTATTCATCCTAATCATCCATTATTATCTAGTCAGATCCCACCTGTATAAATAATGCTGAGAGTTGGTGTTTCCATGCACACTTGAGTAGCTGCCCAACAATTTTCCTATCACGATTGACTTGTGTTCCCTCTGTGGTGGCGCCAACAGATTCATTCACAGACATATATTATACTCCATATGTGACTGAAAATACAAGATGGTGGTCTGAGCCGCCTGATAGCTCCAATGGCCAGGTCCTACTTAATTATAGTGAGATCTTAGTACCGACCATGTATTGCATATTAATGTAACTGTACAGTCGCAGAAATACGATGTAACACTGGGGTAAGTCGTGTCTGTTACGCTCACCAAAGAAACATAAACGTGTATGCTGGATGATCATATGTTGATAACCCGTGTCGGTAAAGCATTCAGTGAGTTGAGATGATTAAATGTTAGAGACGGTTCTCGTATAAAATGGGAGATTGAGAACGGGAAAGAGCAGAAAGAATGTTTTAAGCGAGGTTGTCTGTCCATGGATAATTCAAGACAACAGACTATCATAAAATCATGGGACAAATACAATTTCGCACTCATTCATTTCTGTGCAGAGGCCTACACGGCTGCACCGAGTACCGACAGTTTCCGTCTTCTTTTCCCGATCTCCTCCTACTTTCTTCCTGTTTTTAGCACTAAGCTAAACAATCAATTTAccaacatatattaaaattgtgGAGGAAGGAGTGTTACtcatttttgttattaattttatcaAGCAACTGATTCGccatttagatttattttactGTATCACTATCTATGGttttattttcttcttcaaCTAGTATGTATGACATAATAGcactatatataatttatcattttattagatTAATCAGTTCTATAACCTTTTGATAGGCTAGCTTGTAGTCGCAAGTTGAATCATTAGTTCGAGGGAGAGCCCGTACAAGTTACAAGCTGTATAACTCGTCGTTTTTCAAACAAGATAATCGCGTATCGTCCTACAAAATGTTTCAAAGAAGCATCATTACGGAGAGTTAGGTTACACattctttaaaatttgaataaaatatagtttaatgattttaatttattatttttcttattatgtTATATAGCATAATCAATCGCTCCTATATTCTACACTACTTGAAATCCACAAATAACAACAATAGCAGTGCTGTTATATTCAATAAACAAGAACATTATAACAAAATCAATACAACAAGACCAACGCAAAGATCAAATACTGTACCGACTGAAATAGAAAAGAAAGGGCGCACATTTTACCGTCGCTCGATTTGAAtaccaaaaaattaattatcagcTGAGTCATCTAATCCTTCTGTGAAGACTGGACTGTTCTTGAAGTGATAATTACTTCACTACGCTGTGATGGATTGTCGCAATATCGCTCTCAGGATAAAACAACTTCGAGTAATCCGCTCGCAGACACGGCAATATTCAATAACGATCGGACCTAAGATCGTCGGAGAACACAACGTGCGTGTATGTATGAGAATAGAAGAGGCAGAGAGAAGAAAGATGGCTACTAGGGTTTTCTCAGTTGCGTACATCTGTTTcgtaaaatgaatatttttatcATACAACAAAACTGTAACCGAAAATAATTACGAAttattcagattttattatttttaatacaaaatatacaaTTACGATTTCTCGCAATGgacatcaattttattttttgtatttaaaatacaaaaaataaattaatcagtATATTcacattaaaaataatattaaatcgataattattttaatgtaatctaataattaaaattcctCGCACCGGTCGCCTCGCATATGCGAGAAGCCgagacattcgcccaaatcTCCTTCGACCCGAGTCAAGTCGTGACGAGGCGAGACGGCGGCGCGCATGTGTGCGCACGCGAGGCACATGATAATACTATGCACACACACACTAACACATGCACCTCCACATGCCTTTGTAGTTGTACACCACACTTGCACATGTTGATATATAAAGTCACCGACCTGAAGGAATTTACGGAAGAGCGGAAGCATGGTATAACAATTTTCTTACCGTAAAACAAGAATCGCGCATATAGAAAgacatataaattatacataCGATTCATGAAAAAATTTTAGAATCGAATTCTAACCTTTAAAAGCGatccaaggaagacaaagagAGGTCCTAGCAGTTGCTTCTCAATGCGTGAAGCACTCTACCGGTATCCACCAAGATTGATCCTTTGATGAAGCTTTTATAAAGATGGAGCCCTTctacttttgagagagagagagagatgaagaagaagagggaGGCTACTAGGTTTTCACAAAACACAAGTTGTGTCTAAAGCcttctcatctctttctttatatagGGCTCTCCTAGGTTTTACCCaattaatatatcaatatatattaatatataaatcccacactttatcttataaaatgtttaaataataattaaaactattttaattattattattttctaaactcttTAGAAAATAACTTGCTCTCtcaaaaaatcccttcatcaataaattaatctttttatggtgtgaccctgtaggttcaatattatgccggtagtagaaataaataataataaactttttattaattatttatatgaattctaaaattcactaaatataattaactgattaattatatttattctacatcGTGAGTGATGCTTCTCAACATATCGCGACTATCCGGATAATATGAATTCACTGCTTAGAATACCAAGAACCTGTCAGTGACTAGTTACCGTACAATTAATTCCTTCTACCCTTACAATATCCCGATTAAATACAAGGCATGGATCTCGTGTCAagcctatcaaatttaatcatatgatttcttaTTCATAATGCGAAGTTcatattaatgcaaattagaaactcctttctaatttcatacactctggccagagattccagaacttgcatagaaagaataacataggatattctcttcctatactggaaggggtagatcctctattgaacgttaactatctctatacataaatccctatgcccagaatagtcctaatggatgtccttgagactaaggactaaaccaaaacacagttctttatatataagataactttaacgatctcaagtcttaggacacttgtacaactatcactcagtgaataactattgacacgtgagtaaactccattagttattcaacttatcgagtcatgttcagtgaacttattctCTAATAAGCACCTACATACTGGCTATAGTGTCACCACACAAATGCCTATGAGAACATACATCCTCCTCAAGGAAGCAAGCACAGTATGTACCAATCTTTGCGGATTTACTAACTTCCAATTAGTTATCCTATGATCAGGAACTGTTTAAGTCCGGAGTTATCATCTTCTAGATCTCactattataatctcattataattctagaagctttactccaaactatggaacatcttatttaaaacactttaaattGACAAAGCCCATAATAAAATCACAAcaagtcttttattaatatcaaTGAAATCAAATAAGAATACAAGAAAGTTCTTCCTAATTCATCATacatgattggatttaggacaaACACTTTCAATCTCCCACTTGAACTAAAGCCAATCTCCCTGGTATCTAATACCCATCTTCTCTTTATGACGATCAAAGTGAATCTGAGATAATGACTTTGTGAGTGGGTCTGCTACGTTGTTATGTGTGTCAACTCTCTCAATCTTGACATCTCCTCTTTCAATGATTTCCCTAATCAAATGAAAGCGCCGCAAAACATGTTTGGAATTTTTATGAGACCTAGGTTCCTTAGCTTGTGCTATTGCCGCGTTGTTATCACAATACAACACAATAGGCTCCTCAACGCTAGGAACAACTCCCAATTCAGAAACAAATTTCCTCATCCAAACGGCTTCTTTTGCAGCCTCacttgcagctatatactctgctTCCGCTGTGGAGTCAGCTGTAGTAGACTGTTTGGAACTCTTCCAACTAATCGCACCACCATTCAGAGTAAACACGTACCCTGACATGGATTTGCTATCATCACTTTCTGATTGAAAACTAGAGTCGGTATAACCCTCTATTTTCAACTCAGATTCACcaccaaaaacaagaaaaatatccttagtccttcgcaagtACTTAAGGATGTTTTTCACTGCTTTCCAGTGGTCTTCACCTGGATTGGACTGATATCTGCTCGTCACACTAATTGAATAAGCAACATCAGGCCTAGTACATAACATCGCGTACATGATAGATCCTATTGCTGAAGCATAAGGAATCTTACTCATACGCTCTCTTTCTTCAGGTGTCTTTGGAGACATCTTTCCAGAAAGGGATACTCCATGGCTCATCGGTATGAGACCTCTTTTGGAGTTTTCCATGCTAAACCTTTTAAGCACCTTTTGGATGTATGTACCCTGGGTAAGACCTATCATTCTTCTAGACCTATCCCTATAGATCTTCATACCGAGAATGTAGGACGCTTCTCCCATGTCTTTCATGGTGAAGTTCTTTGATAGCCACACTTTGACTGATTGCAGCATCGGTATATCATTTCCTATAAGaagtatgtcatccacatacaatACAAGAAATGTTACCGCGCTCCCACTAACCTTCTTGTAGACACATGGTTCATCTACGTTTTTGATAAAATCAAACTCTTTGATTGTCTCATCAAAACGGATGTTCCATCTACGAGAAGCCTGCCTCAAACCATATATGGTTCGTAGTAGCTTACACACTAGGTGTTCATTTCCTTTGGAAAGAAAACCCTCTGGCTGTGTCATATACACTTCCTCTTCAAGTTTCCCATTGAGGAAGGCCGTTTTCACGTCCATTTGCCAGATCTCATAGTCGTAGTAAGCAGCAATCGCAAGCAAAATCCGAATTGATTTTAACAGGGCTACAGGCGAAAAAGTTTCATCAAAGTCAATCCCTTGCCTTTGTCTGAATCCTTTCGCCACGAGCCTGGCCTTATAGGTCTCCACCTGGCCATCTGCTCCAATCTTTCTTTTGTATACCCATTTGCACTCAATAGGCTTCACACCCTCAGGTGCttcaaccaaagtccatacttggttggTATACATAGATTCCATTTCGGATTCCATGGCACTTTGCCATTTCTCTGAGTCAACACTACTCATAGCCTCATTGTAGGTCATAGGGTCGTCATCATCAACGATTGACAACTCATTGTCATTCTCAATGACAAGGCCATAATACCTCTCGGGTTGGCGAGACACTCTCCCTGACCTACGAAGGGGCTGTTCTACAGAAGGTTGTTCAGTCTGAACAGGTGTTTCCTCTTGAACCGTAGTAGTTTGTGTCTCTTGAACTTCATCAAGTTCAATTTTGCTCCCACTGTTTCCTTCAAGGATAAACTGTTTTTCCAAGAAGGTAGCATGTCTGGAGACAAACACCCTATGGTCGGTGTAAAAGTAATACCCTAAAGTCTCTTTAGGATATCCCACAAAGCTACATTTAACGGATCGAGATTCCAGCTTATCAGGGTCAACTTTCTTGACATAAGCTGGACATCCCCAAATCTTAATGTGTTTAAGACTTGGTTTCCTTTGtttccatatctcatatggagtttgAGGAACAGATTTGGAAGGCACCTTATTCAGTAAATATGCTGATGTTTCCAATGCATAACCCCATAGGAATACTGGAAGATTCGCATAGCTCATCATGGATCGAACCATGTCTAACAAAGTTCGATTTCTCCTTTCAGATACCCCATTCAACTGTGGAGTATATGGAGGAGTCCACTGGGAGactataccattttctttgagaTAATCTAGAAACTCACCATTCAAGTATTCGCCACCTCGATCCGATCGAAGAGTTATAATACTACGTTTGGTTTGTTTCTCCACTTCATTCTTATattctttgaacttttcaaagGCTTCAGATTTGTGTTTCATCAAATACACATATCCGAATCTAGATCGATCATCTATGAAAGTAATGAAGTATGAAAATCCACCCATGGCTTGCGTAGACATTGGTCCACATACATCTGTGTGTACCAATCCTAGCAAATCCGCAGCCCTTTCTCCATGTCCACTAAATGGAGATTTGGTCATTTTACCCAATAGACAAGACTCGCATGTAGgatatgattcaaaatcaaaggGGTCAAGTAACCCTTCCTTTTGCAATGTTCGAAGTCTATTTTCACTAATATGACCAAGTCTGCAGTGCCACAAAAAAGTGAGGTTTTCatcatccctttttcttttattagtaCGTTCAATTTGTAGTAAATTATGCTCTACGTCACATATATACAGACCATTATTTAAACTACCACTTCCATAAAGAACGTTATCTCTTTGAATTAAACATTTATTATTCTGAATAACAAACGAAAATCCATCCAAGTCTAACATGGGAATAGAAATAATATTCCTTATAATCGAGGGAACAAAGTAGCAATTATTCAAAACAATAGTCTTGCCCGCAGGcatatataaatgaaatgaTCCTACAGCTTCAGCAGCAACTCTTGCTCCATTTCCCATTCGTAGAATCACTTCCTCTTCTCCAAGAGTTCTACTTCTCCTTAGTCCCTGCAACGAATTGCAAATGTGAGAACCACAGGCGGTATCTAATACCCAAGTAGAAATTTGACTTGTAGACATATTCACTTCAATCATGAACATACCTGAAGCAGAAGCGATAGTCTCACtacccttcttcttcttcaattctGCAAGGTAAACCTTGCAATTCCTCTTCCAGTGCCCCGACTTGTTACAGTGAAAGCAAACAGCTGTGCTTTTGGGGTCCACCTTGGCCTTCGCTGGATTAGTCTTATTCTCAccacctttcttctttttcttgggaGGGGCCCTCTTCCTCTTCTTGGAAGTAGAACCCTCACCAATaa
Protein-coding regions in this window:
- the LOC135150845 gene encoding secreted RxLR effector protein 161-like, with product MSHGVSLSGKMSPKTPEERERMSKIPYASAIGSIMYAMLCTRPDVAYSISVTSRYQSNPGEDHWKAVKNILKYLRRTKDIFLVFGGESELKIEGYTDSSFQSESDDSKSMSGYVFTLNGGAISWKSSKQSTTADSTAEAEYIAASEAAKEAVWMRKFVSELGVVPSVEEPIVLYCDNNAAIAQAKEPRSHKNSKHVLRRFHLIREIIERGDVKIERVDTHNNVADPLTKSLSQIHFDRHKEKMGIRYQGDWL